From one Paeniglutamicibacter psychrophenolicus genomic stretch:
- a CDS encoding ABC transporter ATP-binding protein, with protein sequence MTALPPTPSSTSDDVIVELDGLQKSYGEIRILDGLNLKIRKGEFVCIVGPSGSGKTTLLKCMAGLMSPTAGRTVFEGVEVTEPPSKLAVVFQDYSRSLLPWMTIAKNIELPMINKFSKAERKDRITEVLASVGLGGRGHLFPWQMSGGMQQRAAIARGLAYQPDVLLMDEPFAAVDAQTRIELEDLVLKVRDEFDMTVLFVTHDIDEAVYLGDRVVVLSGAPTTVNEDIVVNLPLPRHQLDTKSLPEYSALRNHVFGLIQSAKSHASIS encoded by the coding sequence ATGACCGCTTTGCCACCCACTCCAAGCAGCACCTCGGACGATGTCATCGTCGAGCTTGACGGCCTGCAAAAAAGCTACGGCGAGATCCGCATCCTTGATGGCCTGAACCTCAAGATCCGCAAGGGCGAATTCGTCTGCATCGTGGGGCCCTCGGGATCCGGCAAGACCACGCTGCTCAAATGTATGGCGGGGTTGATGTCACCGACGGCCGGACGCACGGTGTTTGAGGGCGTCGAGGTCACCGAGCCCCCTTCGAAGCTCGCGGTGGTCTTCCAGGACTATTCACGGTCGCTGCTGCCCTGGATGACCATCGCCAAGAACATCGAACTTCCCATGATCAACAAGTTCTCCAAGGCCGAGCGCAAGGACAGGATCACTGAGGTCCTGGCCAGCGTGGGCCTGGGTGGCCGCGGGCACCTGTTCCCCTGGCAAATGTCCGGCGGGATGCAGCAGCGTGCCGCCATCGCCCGCGGCTTGGCCTACCAGCCCGACGTGCTGCTCATGGACGAGCCGTTCGCGGCGGTCGACGCGCAAACCCGCATCGAGCTCGAGGACCTGGTGCTCAAGGTCCGTGACGAATTCGACATGACGGTCCTTTTCGTCACGCACGACATCGATGAGGCCGTCTACCTGGGCGACCGGGTCGTGGTTCTCTCCGGGGCGCCCACCACGGTGAACGAGGACATCGTGGTGAACCTGCCGCTGCCCCGGCACCAGCTGGACACCAAGTCGTTGCCCGAATACTCGGCCCTGCGCAACCACGTGTTCGGGCTCATCCAGTCCGCCAAATCCCACGCCTCTATCAGCTAA
- a CDS encoding MBL fold metallo-hydrolase — translation MTTTSYLPLSAEEASRYNSRVTLLGTSGGPPWWDGSDRAGICTAITVNGSTYLIDLGEGWGPRFRQSGLGPSGFQRGLDNVKAVFITHHHSDHMVDYPNLLLLAWHNGSNGLKQPIKVLGPGDRGALPPIFAEEKREHLPEVFHPASPTPGLVESTQRLLEAYALDINDRMRDNAKQDLREIFEFQDIELPGDTGADPNGSPTPGMEPFEIFRDENVRVTAILVDHRPVFPAFAFRFDTADGSVVISGDTGVCENLVRISRGADLLLHECIDMDWVDGLMGPDSPKPDPNLMQHMLAAHTSIEQVGPQAEAAGVKTLVLTHLVPGNTPVAKWEKAQVGFSGNLVVGEDLMNFGIGTPAKREESVPTDGRLPKRTSVPAG, via the coding sequence ATGACAACCACCTCGTACCTGCCGCTGAGCGCGGAGGAAGCTTCGAGATACAACAGCCGTGTCACGCTGCTGGGGACCTCCGGGGGTCCGCCCTGGTGGGACGGATCGGACCGAGCCGGGATCTGCACCGCGATCACCGTCAACGGGTCGACCTACCTGATCGACCTGGGCGAAGGGTGGGGTCCGCGCTTCCGCCAGTCGGGCCTCGGGCCGAGCGGGTTCCAGAGGGGCTTGGACAACGTGAAGGCCGTTTTCATCACGCATCACCACTCGGACCACATGGTCGACTACCCGAACCTGTTGCTGCTGGCCTGGCACAACGGCTCCAACGGGCTAAAGCAGCCGATCAAAGTTCTTGGCCCCGGGGACCGGGGCGCCCTGCCCCCGATATTCGCCGAGGAAAAGCGCGAGCACCTTCCCGAGGTCTTCCACCCGGCTTCGCCCACCCCCGGGCTGGTGGAATCGACCCAGCGGCTTCTGGAGGCCTATGCGCTAGATATCAACGACCGGATGCGGGACAACGCCAAACAGGACCTTCGGGAAATCTTCGAGTTCCAGGACATCGAGTTGCCCGGTGACACCGGGGCGGACCCCAACGGCAGCCCGACGCCAGGGATGGAGCCATTTGAAATCTTCCGGGACGAGAACGTCCGCGTCACGGCGATCCTGGTGGACCACCGGCCGGTGTTCCCGGCCTTCGCGTTCCGCTTCGACACCGCCGACGGGTCGGTGGTCATCTCCGGTGACACGGGTGTATGCGAGAACCTGGTGCGGATTTCGCGAGGTGCGGACCTCTTGCTGCACGAGTGCATCGACATGGACTGGGTGGACGGGCTGATGGGGCCGGACTCCCCGAAGCCTGACCCCAATCTGATGCAGCACATGCTGGCCGCCCACACCTCCATCGAGCAGGTCGGGCCGCAGGCCGAAGCTGCGGGGGTCAAGACCCTGGTACTGACCCACCTGGTTCCGGGCAACACACCGGTGGCGAAATGGGAAAAGGCGCAGGTCGGTTTCTCCGGAAATCTCGTGGTGGGGGAGGATCTGATGAACTTCGGCATCGGCACCCCCGCCAAACGGGAAGAATCCGTGCCCACTGACGGCCGCCTGCCGAAGCGAACCTCCGTGCCGGCCGGGTAG
- a CDS encoding MarR family winged helix-turn-helix transcriptional regulator: protein MDAASDPFALRGPATADDPVRAPLIDQVEEQFATMFTNARNSIRARAAAIDPALPPMGFKVLSILSRCGARQQGCLAEEMEVDKALMSRTIKQLEALELVTRSIDPDDGRALLVSMTPAARERFDATLVRARSVLHDRLAGWEPGEIRRFTDLLARLNESTA, encoded by the coding sequence ATGGACGCCGCGTCCGACCCCTTCGCCCTTCGCGGACCCGCAACGGCCGACGACCCGGTCAGGGCGCCCCTGATCGACCAGGTCGAGGAACAATTCGCGACGATGTTCACCAACGCGCGCAACAGCATCCGGGCCAGGGCCGCGGCCATCGACCCGGCGTTGCCGCCCATGGGGTTCAAGGTGCTCTCGATCCTTTCCCGCTGCGGTGCCAGGCAACAGGGGTGCCTGGCCGAGGAGATGGAGGTGGACAAGGCGTTGATGAGCCGGACGATCAAGCAGCTCGAGGCGCTGGAACTCGTGACCCGCAGCATCGACCCGGACGACGGGCGGGCGCTGCTGGTCTCGATGACCCCCGCGGCCCGGGAACGTTTTGACGCGACCCTGGTGCGGGCGCGCAGCGTGCTCCACGACCGGCTCGCCGGCTGGGAGCCCGGGGAGATCCGCCGCTTCACCGACCTTTTGGCCCGGCTGAACGAATCCACGGCCTGA
- a CDS encoding MDR family MFS transporter yields the protein MTHRQVMQSLTGLLMGMFVSILAGTVVSTSLPVIISDLAGDQTSYTWVVTATLLATTISTPIWGKLADLSNRKLLLQLSLLIFVIASAIAGFSQDTSMLITMRVFQGLGAGGLTALTQIVMADIISPRERGKYMGLFGAVMALGTVGGPLIGGFITDAINWRWNFFIALPFAAIAIILIQKTLHLPAVAKRKVSIDYAGIVLLSAGVSALLIWVSMAGKNFEWASATTAWMVGGAVAALAAFVIVEFKAAEPIIPLTMFKNNTFTLSVVASISVGVSMFGTSVFLAQYMQLARGANATESGLMTIPMMAGLLVISTIAGALISKHGKWKAIMVIGSVLQLAGLYLLGTIHYDTNFVLVSTYMFILGAGLGMVMQNLVLIVQNAVTPAEIGVASSGIAFFRSLGGTIGVSVLGALMATKVADLMGSKSAELGAAIAGLGDKGKDLAAALASGSIPAVHSLPDSVRSIIESSYGDAVAYVFMVAAPLSILTILAVAFLPNLELGTQTRHQREATDAAAAQHPELEAAEANLVEVSEAAIAATPRLEADNTPARR from the coding sequence ATGACCCACCGCCAGGTGATGCAATCACTGACCGGCCTGCTCATGGGCATGTTCGTCTCGATCCTCGCCGGCACCGTCGTCTCCACCTCGCTCCCGGTCATCATTTCCGACCTGGCCGGCGACCAGACCTCCTACACCTGGGTCGTCACCGCGACCCTGCTGGCCACCACCATCTCCACCCCGATCTGGGGCAAGCTGGCCGACCTGTCCAACCGCAAGCTGCTGCTGCAGCTCTCGCTGCTGATCTTCGTGATCGCCTCGGCGATCGCCGGGTTCTCGCAGGACACCTCGATGCTCATCACCATGCGCGTCTTCCAGGGACTGGGCGCCGGCGGGTTGACCGCGCTGACCCAGATCGTCATGGCCGACATCATCTCCCCGCGCGAGCGCGGCAAGTACATGGGCCTCTTCGGCGCCGTCATGGCGCTGGGCACCGTCGGCGGACCGCTGATCGGCGGATTCATCACCGACGCCATCAACTGGCGCTGGAACTTCTTCATCGCCCTGCCCTTCGCGGCCATCGCGATCATCCTGATCCAGAAGACCCTGCACCTGCCCGCGGTGGCCAAGCGCAAGGTATCCATCGACTACGCGGGCATCGTGTTGCTTTCGGCCGGCGTCTCGGCGCTGCTGATCTGGGTTTCAATGGCCGGCAAGAACTTCGAGTGGGCCTCGGCCACGACCGCATGGATGGTCGGCGGCGCCGTTGCGGCCCTGGCCGCATTCGTGATCGTGGAGTTCAAGGCAGCCGAGCCGATCATCCCGCTGACGATGTTCAAGAACAACACCTTCACCCTCTCGGTCGTCGCCTCGATCTCCGTGGGTGTGTCGATGTTCGGCACCTCGGTCTTCCTGGCCCAGTACATGCAGCTGGCCCGCGGCGCCAACGCCACCGAATCCGGGCTCATGACCATCCCGATGATGGCCGGGCTGCTGGTCATCTCCACCATCGCCGGTGCCCTGATCTCCAAGCACGGCAAGTGGAAGGCCATCATGGTCATCGGATCGGTGCTGCAGCTTGCCGGGCTCTACCTGCTGGGAACCATCCACTACGACACCAACTTCGTGCTTGTCTCCACCTACATGTTCATCCTCGGCGCCGGCCTGGGCATGGTCATGCAGAACCTGGTGTTGATCGTGCAAAACGCCGTCACCCCGGCGGAGATCGGCGTGGCCTCCTCGGGCATCGCATTCTTCCGCTCGCTGGGCGGCACCATCGGCGTCTCGGTCCTCGGGGCCCTGATGGCCACGAAGGTCGCGGACCTGATGGGCTCCAAGAGCGCCGAGCTGGGCGCCGCGATTGCCGGACTCGGGGACAAGGGCAAGGACCTGGCCGCGGCGCTGGCCTCCGGGAGCATCCCGGCCGTGCATTCCCTGCCGGACTCGGTCCGTTCCATCATCGAGTCCTCCTACGGGGACGCGGTGGCATACGTCTTCATGGTGGCGGCCCCGCTGAGCATCCTGACCATCCTGGCGGTGGCGTTCCTGCCCAACCTGGAGCTGGGCACCCAGACCCGCCACCAGCGCGAGGCCACCGACGCGGCCGCCGCACAGCACCCGGAGCTCGAGGCCGCCGAGGCGAACCTGGTCGAGGTCAGCGAGGCTGCCATCGCCGCCACGCCGCGCCTCGAGGCGGACAACACCCCGGCGCGCCGCTGA